A single region of the Bacteroides luhongzhouii genome encodes:
- the pgl gene encoding 6-phosphogluconolactonase, whose translation MKLSVFPSSIETSRTLILRLVEIMNEEPDRVFNIAVSGGNTPALMFDLWANEYMEITPWDRMRIYWVDERCVPPDNSDSNYGMMRNLLLGLTPILYENVFRIRGEAKPAKEAVRYSELVRQQVPLKRGWPEFDIVLLGAGDDGHTSSIFPGQEDLLTSNSIYVVSAHPRNGQKRIAMTGYPILNARYVIFLIIGKNKADVVEEIYHSGDTGPAAYIAHHAQNVELFVDKAAATYIDDSNKKMN comes from the coding sequence ATGAAACTATCAGTTTTTCCCTCATCTATTGAAACTTCACGAACATTGATACTCCGCTTGGTGGAAATCATGAATGAAGAGCCGGACAGAGTGTTCAATATCGCAGTCAGCGGTGGTAACACACCTGCTCTGATGTTCGATTTATGGGCGAATGAATATATGGAAATTACCCCGTGGGACCGTATGCGGATTTACTGGGTAGATGAACGCTGTGTGCCTCCCGATAATTCGGACAGTAATTACGGAATGATGCGCAACCTCCTTTTGGGGTTGACTCCCATTCTGTATGAAAATGTATTCCGTATTCGTGGAGAGGCGAAGCCTGCGAAAGAAGCGGTTCGCTATTCAGAGTTAGTCCGGCAGCAAGTGCCGCTGAAGCGTGGCTGGCCCGAATTCGATATTGTACTGCTGGGAGCCGGAGACGACGGACACACGTCTTCCATCTTTCCCGGACAAGAAGATTTGCTGACTTCAAACTCTATTTATGTAGTCAGTGCGCATCCTCGTAACGGGCAGAAGCGTATTGCAATGACGGGATACCCCATTCTGAATGCCCGCTATGTCATTTTCCTGATTATCGGAAAAAATAAAGCCGATGTAGTAGAAGAAATCTACCATTCGGGAGACACTGGGCCCGCAGCCTATATAGCTCATCATGCGCAGAATGTAGAGCTGTTTGTGGATAAAGCGGCTGCCACATACATTGACGATAGTAATAAAAAGATGAACTAA
- the zwf gene encoding glucose-6-phosphate dehydrogenase: MDNFAMIIFGASGDLTKRKLMPALYSLYREKRLTGEYSILGIGRTVYSDDNYRSYILEELQQFVKSEEQDTALMASFVSHLYYLPMDPAKEEGYPQLRQRLVDLTGEVDPDNLLFYLATPPSLYGVVPLYLKAAGLNTPHSRIIVEKPFGYDLESARELNKTYASVFNEHQIYRIDHFLGKETAQNVLAFRFANGIFEPLWNRNYIDYVEITAVENLGIEQRGGFYETAGALRDMVQNHLIQLVALTAMEPPAVFNADNFRNEVVKVYESLTPLNEVDLNEHIVRGQYTASGNKKGYREEKGVAPDSRTDTYIAMKLGISNWRWSGVPFYIRTGKQMPTKVTEIVVHFRETPHQMFHCAGGNCPRANKLILRLQPNEGIVLKIGMKVPGAGFEVRQVTMDFSYAQLGGVPSGDAYARLIDDCIQGDPTLFTRSDAVEASWKFFDPVLRYWKDNPDAPLYGYPAGTWGPLESEAMMHEHGADWTNPCKNLTNTDQYCEL; encoded by the coding sequence ATGGATAACTTTGCAATGATAATCTTCGGTGCGTCGGGTGATCTGACCAAGCGTAAGCTGATGCCCGCTCTTTACTCCCTCTACCGTGAAAAGCGGTTGACCGGAGAGTACTCTATATTGGGTATCGGGCGTACGGTCTACTCTGACGATAACTACCGTTCCTATATATTAGAAGAACTGCAACAGTTCGTAAAGTCCGAAGAACAGGACACAGCTTTGATGGCTTCGTTTGTCTCCCATCTCTACTATTTACCGATGGATCCGGCAAAAGAAGAAGGTTACCCGCAACTCCGCCAACGTCTGGTCGACTTGACCGGCGAGGTAGACCCGGACAATCTGTTGTTTTACCTGGCCACTCCGCCGTCGCTGTACGGAGTAGTGCCCTTGTACCTGAAAGCTGCCGGACTCAACACCCCTCATTCACGTATCATCGTCGAGAAACCTTTCGGTTATGATCTTGAATCGGCACGTGAACTGAATAAAACGTATGCCTCTGTTTTCAATGAGCATCAAATTTACCGTATCGACCATTTTCTCGGTAAGGAAACGGCCCAGAATGTACTGGCTTTCCGTTTTGCCAACGGTATCTTCGAACCTCTCTGGAACCGTAACTATATCGACTACGTAGAAATCACAGCCGTAGAAAATCTGGGCATCGAGCAACGTGGAGGATTCTATGAAACGGCAGGTGCGCTGCGGGACATGGTGCAGAATCACCTGATACAGCTCGTAGCCCTTACGGCTATGGAACCGCCCGCTGTTTTCAATGCCGACAATTTCCGTAACGAAGTGGTGAAAGTCTACGAATCTCTCACCCCGTTGAATGAAGTGGATTTGAATGAACATATCGTTCGTGGACAATATACAGCCTCCGGCAATAAAAAAGGATACCGTGAAGAAAAAGGAGTAGCTCCCGATTCGCGCACGGATACTTATATTGCCATGAAACTGGGCATTAGCAACTGGCGCTGGAGTGGCGTTCCGTTCTACATTCGTACAGGTAAACAAATGCCGACGAAAGTAACGGAAATCGTCGTTCATTTCCGTGAGACACCTCATCAGATGTTTCATTGTGCCGGTGGCAACTGTCCGCGGGCTAATAAATTGATTCTTCGTTTGCAACCGAATGAAGGAATAGTGCTCAAAATCGGAATGAAAGTCCCCGGTGCAGGTTTTGAAGTGCGCCAGGTGACGATGGATTTCAGTTACGCGCAGTTGGGCGGCGTACCCAGTGGAGACGCTTATGCCCGTCTGATAGACGACTGCATCCAGGGCGATCCGACTTTATTTACTCGAAGTGACGCAGTAGAAGCCTCATGGAAGTTTTTCGATCCGGTACTCCGCTATTGGAAAGACAACCCCGACGCACCTCTCTACGGTTATCCCGCAGGTACGTGGGGACCTCTGGAAAGCGAAGCAATGATGCACGAACACGGGGCCGACTGGACGAATCCTTGTAAGAATTTGACGAATACAGATCAATATTGTGAATTATGA